Sequence from the Rhinolophus ferrumequinum isolate MPI-CBG mRhiFer1 chromosome 19, mRhiFer1_v1.p, whole genome shotgun sequence genome:
AAGCCGTTCCTACTGCTCTTGGCTTTTTGTTactcacattcatttattcagtttgtTTTCTACTCCCTGTCTcacctctctttcctcccccttcATCCCCCCATCATGCAAATACCCTGAGGGATCCAGGCCTAGGACAAAGGCCTGGGGTAGGATGTGACTGACATCCTGTGTGAGATTCTCCAATCCCATTTTCCCTGGGAAATAATCTCATCCATTTTACCAGCTCCTTCTTAAGAAGTACAGACACTTCCACCTCCTGGCCTCACTCAAAAACCCCAAGAGAAAGCCATCTCTCTGGGAGCACCCCCACAGTAAGAGAGCCACCTACTTACCAAAAGAGTATTCGTAAAATATTGGCCACCAGGAGCACCAGACACACGTAAGTAGAGAAGCCCTCGGCATTCTGAGTCCTCCGGATGTCCCGGTACTGCGGGATATATGGCACCACCCCTCCGAAAACCATGGCCCCAGCTGCCCCCCAGGAAACCAGCTGATGCAGCGGGACCAAAAGCCAATCCAAGCCTTGTGCGTCCATTGCGAACACCTGTGCCGCCCTGCGGGCGGGCTGGCTGACGTGCACCAGGCCAAGTCCCCTTCGCTCCCACGGGCTCCTGGAACGCGCGTTGACTGTCACCCCCACATGGCCGCCACTACCCTGTGCGATCCTCCGCCACCGGAGCCTGgcaagagaggagaagagataAACTAGGGACAGGGCCCTCGAGCAGAGGGAGCGCCGCGCTCCGCAAGGACACACGTGAAGCTGAGGGCCGCACCCTGGGCACACGATGGGGCTCACGGCTGGGGCGCGACCCCCTTCTCGGACACGGGCGGCTCAGGGAACCCTCGGCGCGCGCACCGGCATCCGATGGGGGACAGAGGCGCGGGATGCACCGCCCGGGAGGTGGGAGAGACTCGGTCCTCGGGTTGTGCTCGGTCCGGGAGGGCTGGGTCCTGGGAGGCTCGGTCCTGGAGATGGACGCTCAGCCGAGGGGGCTCCTGGCGGAGCTCGGACCTGGGTGGACTCGGTCCGGGGGCTCAGTCCTAGGGAGCTTCGTCCTGGGGTCCGTCCAGTGGCGCCCGCCCTGAACCCCGCGCCCACGCGCACCGCGAATCCCTCCCTGGCACTCACCCGCCGCGCCGGCTCGCGGATACGCGGGGCGTCCGTTTGTCTGTCTGACCAAGCCCGGAGCCCCGCCTCGACGTGACGTCACAATACCCGGGGCTCCGCCCACGCCGGGCGGGACGCGCGCCGCCGGGTCCTAGAGAGCACAGTCCGGGCGGGAGAGGTGGGGACGGGGCCCGAACGAGGTCCGGGGACTGGGGTCGCGGCGGTGGCGCTCGGTTCTCCAGCGGACACTCCCCGGCCGTCCGCTCGGCTCGAGTTAGGAGATTCCTGCCTGGCAGGGCCGCTCCTTTATGGCCAGGTGCCCGCGTGGACCCCTCTCTCCACCTGTCCCGGGACAGTGGCCCTGTAGAGGCCGCACTGCGCCGCGAAGAGCGGAGGACGGTGTCCTGTCGCCTCACGGTGGTCAGCGCGAGGCCTGGGGACAGGTAGGGTCTGGGTGGGCAGACGAACCTGTCGTGGGGAAGGTCCGGGTGGAGGGACGTCACCCCTCGTGTGGACCAGGGGGAGTGGGTCGCCACCCGCACACCCCCAGGTGATTCCAGGGGTCCTTCCAAGCGGTCATTCTCTGACCGGGGGAGTCACAGGCCCCCCCCCCCATCCAGATCCAGGCGGAGACCCGAGGAGCAGGATTAGGAAGTTTTCAGTGTCCGGGGAGTTTAgccgggtggggtggggcggcTCACCCGGGAAATGTAGCGCACTGCGCAGCCTCAGCAGGTCCTCAGAGTGTCCCTTCCACGTCAAGCACCCCAGGCTTAGGGATGCACAGGTGTCTTAGAGGTGTTACTGCTCGGTCTCAGCCACGTGTTCTGTGACGTGAATCAATAGGGTACCCTTACAGACACAAAATATAAATTCCTGCGGTGTCTCCTGACCAAGGTGAGCCCCCAGCGGCCCTAGGGTCGGTGCTCTGGACAAAGATGCTGGACGGCTGGAGTGCATGGAGCCCAGTGCCcaggtgatgggggtgggggggccctgTGAAAAGCCAGCAGCCCTGCCTGCCAGAGCCCTGCACTGGCAGGTGCGGCTCAGGGACCCCAGGATTCTGTCTGCAGAGGAGCTGCCCTCAGAGCTCCCCTGGCAACCAGGCAGACCCGAGGCACCCCAAAAGGGGAGGCCTGGTGAATGAGAAAGGGTAGCCCCAGGGGCACACACCTGGCTCCCAGCTTGCGCACCACAgagtcccttcccctcccccaaggtcTGGCCGCCTGCTTCCTACCTGGTAGGTTCTGTGGGAAATCACAAGATCAGTCACAGCCTTGCCAAGAACAACTCCCCAACAAGCCTGGTgtgatggggggaggggcacacagggttgctctctctcctctcaaacCTCTGGGGCAGACCTTAGGTACTTCTGGGAAGTCACTATTCCGAATATCCAcaggaaaggacagagagaaacaaaaacacaatactCAGAGAAGGTAGACAGACAGGCAAGGAGGTGTCCCTACTTAGCCACTTCCTGCCCCAGCTCTAAAGCCTCTAGAATATTCCATTCTCTCTGTCCTGGGTGTTGGAGGAAGGATACAGACTTCCTTCCCGACCTTGGAGCACCTGGGATCACTGCTGCTGGCCCTGTTTTTTTGGCATATCTGGGCAGATTGGTGGCCAGCGTTCAGCCACGTGCCGTTCAGGACCCATGGGGCGTGGAGGGAGCACCTCCAGAGTGCAGCTTAAGTCTGGGCATCCCATTGAAGCCTCTGGGTGGCTCTAATGTGCAGCCATGTTTCAGAGCCACTGTTTTAAAATGCACACCCGATACAGGAAGTCCTCGTGACTCAGGATAATTTGCTTCCAAGAAAGGCCACTTGCTGTCAATGGAGCCAGAATTGCATAGTAAGTAATTAGTGGATTTAAAAATAGTTGATAATATTGCATTaaaaagtgaaagctaaaattatgaaaatattgcaacttttagaataaaaaaaagcaaaaaattccATAATCTGTATACCCAAATCTGTACTGCCAAAGAACCCTTCTTTTCTGACAGAATGTTTAAATGAGAATTTAGAAACACGTGAAAGCAGGAGCGTAGCATGGTGCAGGCTGGGTAGCCATCACCCAGCCACAATAACTGGACGAGAGCTCTTTTAATGAACGTACAACAAAAATCGGACAGGACAGCCTGATGGCCAGTGTTTCTCCCTTTCTTAGCAATCACAGTGCATCTTAAAATCAGCAGCGTCTTAGATGAAAAGCCTTAGAAATGTGACCATACACGTAGGGTCTGGTGTCTGGGGCTCTTCCCTGCCATTTATGCTCCATGGGGTggaaatcaaaattaaacatttggtTTTCTCCTTTAAAGTTCTGTTTTACATTTAGCTTCTGCTCTTATTATCTTGTCTTTGGTTCCGTAAATATGCACTTCTTACTCAGACTCTTGTTTTCTTCCGATCTATCAGTCACCAGCAAAACACCCAATCCCACAGCCCCACAGCTGGTGTGTGTGACTGCCTAGGTCAGTTGCATTAGAGGATTCCCCCAAATCCCGTTCCTGAAATTCAGTGTTCTCAACAAAATGGGTCTCTGTTGAGTGACTGTCTCTTCCATATTAAAGAATTTGTCTCCCACAGAGCTAAGAATCTGATCCCTGACCAGGCAGTATGGGTGAAAATATCTAGGGGCTTGGTGCAGAATGACAGATCCTTTTTCTCCTATGAACACTGGGTTCTCAGGATCACCAGATAATTTCCTGGTAGGTTCCCAGTGGACCAGCTGAGAAAGATAAAGCacctattaaaaaatacaaagggagggccgcccggtggctcaggcggttggagctccgtactcctaactctgaaggctgccggtttgattcccacatgggccagtgggctctcaaccacaaggctgccggttcaactccttgagtcccacaagggatggtgggctccacccctgcaactagtaacgggacttggagctgagctgcgccctccacaactaagactgaaaacttGAAGCTGCacagcaccttccacaactaagattgaaaggacaacttgacttggggaaaaaaatcctggaagtacacattgttccccaataaagtcctgttccccatccccaataaaaatcttaaaaaaaaaacaaaaaacaaagggtgagggagggagagtcATGGGTCCTTGAATTCTTAACTGAGCGTTTGAAGCTGGGAagatgtactttaaaaaatacatattgtggtaaaatatacgtagCGTCCAATTGGCCATCGTAACCAATGAGGTATCCAGTTCAGTAGCATTAAATGCATTCACAGTGCATGCAGACAGCACCACTAACAGgtccagaactttccatcttcccaaacggAAACCCCACCATTTTACTGTCTTTCATTATGAATTTCCATACTCTACATActtcctataagtggaatcatacagcattgatctcttttgtgtctagctcatttcactgagcataatgtcttcaagggtcatccatgtcacagcatgtgtcagaatttcctttttaacacTGACcattctgtggggacagagtcccagagagcattttccaggctctcagcctcgggtggggaggtgctggctccgggtagtgaatgaccatcagctgtgattggttggttggttggcaggcaaagGAAGTGAATGTTGGACTGCAGATCTTGTGGATCctactgtgtgtgtctctcctggccgccagcaagactatagtggcatgactcccctgtctatggcttcctgggtgttcctttttgacctcaccatgttctgcgttcttatatggggagcggggccagagaccccacatgacaccctgcacgacacattcCATTGtatcacatttgtttatccattcatctctcgctggccacttgggttgtttcctccttttggctattgtcagtaatgctgctgtgaacatggtgtgcaaatatctattcaagtccccAGTTTCACTACTTTTGGGTGTAcatctagaagtgaaattgcaGAGTCATATGGCAAttttatgttgaatttttcaGCAGTACCATCCTCCACAGCGGCGGCCCcgttttacatttccaccagtgaTACAAGGGTCCaatttctccaacacttgtttctgCTGATTTGGTAGTAGCCATCATAGTGGGTGTGAAGTCATATCTGgcggctttgatttgcatttccctaacgacgagttatgttgagcatcttttcatgaactTGTTGGCTCTTTGTGTAtgttctttggagagatgtctattcaagtcctttgcacatttttaatcAGGTTCTTGAGTTTTAGGAGTCCTCCATGTATTCTGGATACCAATCCCTTATCAAATACATGAtgtgcaagtattttctcctgtTTCGTGGCTCGCCTTTCAttctgttgatagtgtcctttgatgcatgAAGGCTTTGAATTTGGATAAAGTACAACTCACCtatgttttgtcttttgttgcctgtgcctttggtgtcatatccaagaaacaTCGCTAAATTCATTACCATGAAGTtgtcccctatgttttcttctaagagttttatgggtTTAGTCTTCCGTTTAGGTCTTTGACCTCTTCtgcactgatttttgtatgtggtgttaGGTAAGGGCCCAACTTCATTTGtggcatgtggatatccagtttggGGAAGATGTACTTTTATGCCAAAGAAAACAAGTCATGGTTTATAAAACAAACCATGACTTAGGGATGTGTGCCATCACCCCAAAGGCCCAGATTCCTGAGCGGAACAGATAGGTGTGGGTCCAGGGGTGTGTCCGTGGTCAAACACTGAAGGATCCCAGGTCCCTTAACATGTAACAGAGAGCACTGGGGAGACCAGCCTGCACCTCCCTGGTCCGCTGGTGGAAGGCAGAAGCTGGGACAGGGTAGGAGGTGCTCCCTCAGGCTGCACCCTGTCCTGGCCCTGTCCTGTGGTGTCAGGCGGCCTGGTGAAGTCCGAGGCCCCAGGTGTACAACAGGCAACAGTATCGGCCTCCCGTGGGCTATCATGCAGATGAATACAGTAATGAAAATAGTATTAGTCCCTCTTCCAGCAACAGCATTTGGGTGCCCCCTTTTCATGCACCTTGTCCTATCTTCCCAGGTAAACTGAGCATACCTTTGCCTGTGCCCACTCTATCCTGTTAATATGCGCAGAGCACCTGGGAAATTTTAGCATTTGGGATCCCCCAGCCCCCACCGGTGAGCCTTCCTAGCGCCCACTTCTGCCTGGCCCAGCTGTGCAGCTCCAGGGTTGTGCAGGACATTCCTTGACATGGCCGTGAAAATGCATGTTCCTGGGCTCGGGAAGGGCCCCGGTGACGGAGATGCTGTGTCTTGAGCGCGGCATCTGGGACGTGTGTGCTGTTCTAAGCACCACACAGAGGCCATCCCACCTGCGTGACTTTTCCCTCTATTCCCGGCCACATCAAAGCCCTCGCCCGCCCCGCAGCCGCACTTCTGGAACTTCCTTTCCAACACCTCGTGGTACCGCGACCTCCTACCCTGCCTGCTCTCTCCCTTGGGGCCTGCGTGAGCTTCCCACCTCAGCTGCCTCCCGTTCTGCCTGCTTTCCCAGCTCCGTGAGGGGACCGGTCCTGAGCCCGCTCCCCTCCCTGGGAGCCCCGCCAGTCTTCCTTTCCTGAGGCTCTGTCTCCGGGGGGTGGTCCTGGGCCAGCTCTATAGATCCACCTGGGAAGACCCCTGCGATCCCCGTAGACCTCCACTCTCAGAGCTGGGGCTTGGGGCCTGGTTTTCACAACTGACTCTTTCCCCGCAGCCCGTTGGGTACACAGAGGCCAGTGACCCTGCTCAAGCTGTTCAGGAAGCTTGAACtcccattcccccccccccccccccccccccccgtcgtCTGTAGTTACAAACAAGGAAGGCCGGGCCCTGCAGCGTGAGCCTGCACCAGGGCTGGCTGCTAACGTCCCAGGTCCCCTGCGGGAacccctgccacctcccctccTAAGTCAGCCTCCGCTGGCTCCCGGAGTCAGAAGTGCCCAGAACCCGCGGCCTGCCCTGCGTGAAGGGGAGAGCCTGCCGCGTGGTTTCTAGAAAGCTGTCTGGTTCCACAAGGGAACCGGCCCTGAGCTCAGCCCACGAGGTGGGTCCCGTCGTGGGGCAACCACCCCCAGGCACAGTAAAGGCATAACAGGGAGGCACGGGTTCCAGGACGCCCCTGCGTTGCAGTGCGGTGCACCACGCCCAGCACCTCCCACCTCCAGACACTAGAACCTTCTCCCAGGAACCTGGAGGGGCTTCAGCAGGCTGGCTCTTTGAAGTGATCCTTTGATTTCCCCtgctttttatgtaaattttttgaGTGGGTTCTGGTCCTTGAGACCCACGCGTTCTGCCTGAACGGCTTCCCGCTTCCATCCAGCAGGCTTTCCCTGGGCGTCTCTTCCCGCGGGCCCGCCGGGCGGGGGACGCCGGGAGCTCTGCTGCCTCGCCCTCCTCCCTCTGGGCAGATGGCCTCCCGCCTCCttcagacagaaagcagaagctGTCGAGCAGGATTCCTCACGGGGAACCATCCTTGAGGAGGAGCCGGGAACCCCAGCATGACCGCCCTGCCCCCTAAGGTCCTCTTCCTTAAGGAGCCCAGACAATGTCCCTTCCCCCACCCGCGACCACTGCAGTGCCATTCAGCGCTGCCTTCCACCTCGGCCCCGTGGGAGGGGGAACAGGCAGGTGCTAAAAAGACATGACAGCTAGCAAAATGGCCATCCTTTCCAAAAGTTATTGTTTTAACAGCTTTACTTAGATATAATTCACGTACCATAAAATCCACCCagttaaagtgtacaattcaatggtttttcgtatattcacagggttgtgcaatcatcatcaccatctaattttagagtatttttgtCCTAAAAGAAACCCAACTACTCATCAGTCTCTCCCACAGATTCAGCAACCACCACTCCTCCTGTCTACAGACtccccacttctgggcatttccTAGCAATGGAACCCTACGGCGTGTGGCCTTTTATGACCACGCCTCACTGAACATCCATTCCCAAGGTCATCCCATGGCAGGAGTGAGCGTCACTCCTTGTGGCTGAGACTCCATCCACACCAATTCTGCTCAGGCAaattctgttgatggacacttgggtgggTCCCGTCTCCTATGGCTGTTGTCCACTACTGGGAATCTGTGTGCACGGTCCTGTGTGGACACTTGCTGTTTCTCTTGAGCAGACAGACACCTAAAGGTGGGATTGGGGttgtgtgtatgtttaacttttcgTGGAGCTGCCAGGCTGTGTTCTTCACTGGCTGCATGGCTTCCCGTTCCTACCAGAAGTGAGTGAGGCTCCAAGTCTGTCACCTCCTGGCCAACACTTGTCAGTGATTTGATCCTAGCCACTGCAGTGGGTGTGGAATGGGATCTCAAgcgtggctttgatttgcattctcCTGACTAACCATGTTGGGCGTCTTTGCAGGTGTGGCAGTTTCGCAAACACATGTGCTATTGCTCAGCTGCGCCAGGGAACACTGGGGTGACCCAGACACACAGCCCTGCCCCACAGAGCTTCCAGTCCACAGGGGTACAAAACAGGTGCTTGGGGACCACCCACGAAGTGACCCTTGAGGCCCCATCCACATGGGCCTAAAGGgcatgggaaggagggagaacaAGTCTTCCTTCCAATCAGGAGAGGTGACAACATGGCATAAAAACGGATGGAATGTAGGTACCGAGAGTACAAGATGGTGCTAGGGGCCGAGGACTAAGTGTATAACCGGTACAGATGGTAAACGCTGTGGGTGCAGGTGGTGACAGCCGCACAACACTGAATGTGCGTTTAACAATGGTTAAGACAGGCCGTTTGTGTGTCGTGTATATTTAACAATTATTACAGTGAAGATCGCTCTTTTTCATCTCCCATGCAACGAAACAAAGGAAACCAGAGCTGCGAAAGCACTCAGACCACGGCCTCGTCCCGGCACAGGACGATGACAGTGACCGTCAGAAGGAAGCCCTCAgctcccggccccgccccgccccgcccaggAATTCCCGGCCGCACCGGTTCTTGGCGCTCCCAGCGTCGGTGTCAGTCACTCCCCTCGCAGGCGGCTCACGGGGACCGCGGGACCCACCCGATGCGCCCGGGTCCCCATGTCGGCCCAGGGTCCACAAGGACGCACGGGGACCGGAAGCCCCGGGCGGGGACGCGCTGCGGGACGCGGTGAGTGGGGACCCCCGCCCGCCTCCGCCTTCCTCCTCGCCCTCCGGCTGCAGGAAAGGGGCCTGGGGGGCGGAATGCGGGCGGCGGGCGCCCAGCTGCGGGCGGGGAGCTGGACCCCGTAACCGAAGGCGCCCTGAAAAGCGCCCCCCCTGCCCCGCGGGAAAGCAGCCCCGTGGCGCCGCCAGCCACCCTCCCGCAGGCAGAGAGCAGATAAGCAGCGATCGGGAAGCCACATGTAAAGGCTGGATCCTTTGGCAGATGTTGTAGACTTGAACCGACGTTTTCCTGAGAAAGGTGCCAGAAAAGAACGCCGCTGACAGAGGGCAGTGAATCTGCACAGAAACGCACTTTCTGGATGACTCCCGCCTCCGCCTCAGCATCTCTAAAATGCAGAGGGTGCTGGCTTGTGAAGAGGGTTCCACAGTAAACAGTCTGAGATTCCATTTGTAACCCAAGCAGCATGTCCGTGTGGCCTGCCCTCCCCAACAGCAGGGACATTGGTGGTGAGCGCCTGGCCCGGGCAGGCCTCCCAGCTAATGAGTCCCCCAGGGCCAGGGGGCAGAGGCCCACCCTTCCGTGAGCTCTGTGTCGGCCCCACGGAGAACGCTCTGAGGAACTCAAGGTTAAGAAAATTTCTGCTCGTTACCTAAGACATTCGCTAGTTCTACAGCTTCTGTGAGGCTCTGGTCAGTCTGAGTTGGTGGCTGTGTGCTGTGAGGTAAGGGCCAGGACTGCTTCTGTAGTCAGTTATGCATTTGGCCCTCTCATTGTCCCAGCCCTGCTGGTGGAGAAGGCTTTCCTTAATATGAGATCTAGGGttaacaaaaaattcaaatacatgcTTACCTTGTTCTacatattaaaaaggaaagaaagaaaaaaggctccCCTTATCTTCTGAATGGAAGTCTTGGCACCTTGTCAGAAATCTGTATAAATGGATGGTTCTAGTCCATGATGCTCAAAAAGCCCCACATCGAGAGTAAATATTCAGTTGTCTtacagttcatttttttcaggGTGAAAATCTATTCCAGGAACTTCAAGAACATTTTCAAGCTCTGACTGCAACATTAAGCCCCAGAAATACCCTTTTCTATCTCCTAGCAAATACTGTGATGCTTTTGGACTGGTAAATCATCCTGGAATGTCTTTTTAGTGGATAATTGTTGACCTAGGATTTCCTGGTGTTTCCATATGTGCCTTTACGTGGCATCCTGATGTATTAATTACTAGTCACAGGTAATTGCTTCCTGCTTGACTGGCAGTGCAGGGCATTTTGTATGGCAAGGATAAATACAAGGACACACTGTACGGTATCACCCAATGGTACTTTTCCATCAAGCCCTAAATAAATCTGGGCATTCAGAAACCCACAGACGTGACATGGAAGTTCTCCAACATAGGGAGCTGTACATGGTTCTCCCCAcctttattgtgttttcttttataacttgAGCAGTTCACTGTTTTGTTAAGACATGAGTCCAAACCGAATTAGGAGAGAATGTTTGTATCGTTTGAGCAAATCCAGACAAGGGCAGAGTCACTCTGCCCTACGACTTGAGCTCACGTCACGTCACACAATTAAATTCATTCCTTGAAAGCTATGTGCAAAGTATTAACCATTAACTTGGAATTTCTGGTTCTGTAGATGGGTTCTCACAGGGAAAAATAGATtctcaaaaatgataaaattaagcTGAGTTCATTTCCATTGTATTTACATAATCGTTAGAGTTTGGTT
This genomic interval carries:
- the SLC66A2 gene encoding solute carrier family 66 member 2 isoform X6, whose amino-acid sequence is MDAQGLDWLLVPLHQLVSWGAAGAMVFGGVVPYIPQYRDIRRTQNAEGFSTYVCLVLLVANILRILFWFGRHFESPLLWQSIVMILAMLVMLKLCTEVRVANELNVKRRLFAASRWCSCGQAATPSRRHTSC